A region of the Caballeronia sp. TF1N1 genome:
TATGCGACGACATCATCGGTCTGCTCGCCAAGTCGGTGACCGATCTTCCGTTGATGAGCGTGCGCGTGGCACGGTCGCCCGTTTCCGCGATGACCGAGTGGCTTCTCACAGGCGAAGCGCCCGCGGGCTTTACGCTTGATCGCGATACCGAGCTGCGTTCTGCTGGCGAGGGCAATGCAACGGTCCGCTACGTGGGTCACGCGCTGGAAGCGGAAGACATGCGCCGTCATATCGAAGCGGGCAAGCAGTGCATGCGGCTTGCCATGACGTGGAACGACCGCGTTTCTTACGTCTTGACGCCATCGCTTACGTTGAAGCGGGTCAGCGCGCTCGACGTCATCAAGGAAGCCGCCGATCCCACCGCGACCAACGACGATGAACGCTTCGAATCCGACTTCACGCTGATGACAGGCGAACTCGCGCGCATGCTCGCCGACCTGACCGATGCGCTCGGTGGCGAGGA
Encoded here:
- a CDS encoding recombination-associated protein RdgC, translating into MWFKNLQLHRLPAPWNITPEKLQQWLAPLGFSAASSVENERRGWVSPRGDDSLVYAVNRQMLITYRAEKKLLPASVVTQFTKERALEVEEQQGFKPGRKQMRELKEQITDELLPRAFSIRRDTRVWIDPVNGWLAIDAASATLCDDIIGLLAKSVTDLPLMSVRVARSPVSAMTEWLLTGEAPAGFTLDRDTELRSAGEGNATVRYVGHALEAEDMRRHIEAGKQCMRLAMTWNDRVSYVLTPSLTLKRVSALDVIKEAADPTATNDDERFESDFTLMTGELARMLADLTDALGGEEDLRAAA